The genomic interval ttaaataaataatataaattaggCGAGCTATGCGCTctcactttctctctctgtgtttTCTTATCccttctttctctctttttccTTTTGTGTATTGCactaatttgttgttgttttgttgtatttggcAATTTATTGCTTATACGCCGCGTAGGCCAAGTTCTGTGCCTCATCGCCTTGCAGCGATCGGCCGTAGCTGTGCTCGTGCTCGTAGTGGGGATGCGCAACGACCTCGTAGTTCTCCTTCTTGGACTCGAGCAGCTTCTTTAGGCCTATGATGCCGGAGAGCAGCAGTGCGATCTTGCCAATGACCAGGGCCTTGAACGAGATTAGCGCCAGAAAGCCAAtggccagcggcagcagagCGGCCATCTTCAGCTTGAAGAGCATCAGCAGCGGCATCAGGTACTTCTTCTTCTCCTTCTTCTTGCCGCGTGCTAAAGTCGTGGGGGGAGATATTTAGTTTGATTAGTGTGTGCCAAACATGCAATACTTTCGCTACATTGTCGACGGCTCATTAGCAATTGGAGTAGTGcacataattaataataaagacAGCAGACAGTCGAGAGCAGACAATAAACGATAAACGTTGAACAGGATTGACCGCTTTCTATGGCCGCCGCTTAGAAATCGGAAATCACACAAAAAGAAAGTGCGCCGAACTGCGCTGAACTGactaaaatgcaattaattgccagcagcggcaacaagtTTGCAAGCAAGTGGCATGCCACAAGCTGTCAATGCACCGCTAGACCAGAGACCAGAGACCAGAGACCAGAGACCGGAGATCGGAGACCAGAGACCAGAGCAGAAGCCGGCTCATCCTGACCCcaatgcagcagcggcaatgcAGCTAACAGTGAAAACAGGATTTCAAGCCTATGCCCACATTGTTGCAAGCCAgacgctgccactgccacagcGATAATTGCACCACTAACCCAATTTAGCAGCATTGCTGAGAACCAGTAAGCAGAACCGCAGCCAGTTCTGCTGCATGGCGTCTGTTTTTATCGATGCCAACTCAACTGTTACTTACATTCCTCGAGGGCGCGCTGCATATCCTGTATGGAGTCCTTGGGAACCTTGAACTGCAGCGTATGTGTGCCAAAGAAGCGTGCCACACGCTCCACCAGCAGGGAATCGACCTCACTTTCGCGCGC from Drosophila virilis strain 15010-1051.87 chromosome 2, Dvir_AGI_RSII-ME, whole genome shotgun sequence carries:
- the Osi9 gene encoding uncharacterized protein Osi9: MLKFVCLFALLASTAAAASEADSLLTSALKMVKDCGERSMLLCMKERALHYFDTENGDVRLTEGISLVKTDEIPVGRALNEVTLPEEAEARESEVDSLLVERVARFFGTHTLQFKVPKDSIQDMQRALEESRGKKKEKKKYLMPLLMLFKLKMAALLPLAIGFLALISFKALVIGKIALLLSGIIGLKKLLESKKENYEVVAHPHYEHEHSYGRSLQGDEAQNLAYAAYKQ